The following nucleotide sequence is from Psychroserpens sp. Hel_I_66.
AGAAGGCAAAACAACTCATCCGCAATCTATAGTCTTACACCCAGAAAATCGAATTATTGTAATTTCTGGACCAAACGCTGGCGGAAAAAGTATCACACTCAAAACCATAGGCTTGATGCAGGTTATGCTGCAAAGCGGTTTGTTGATTCCTGTTCATGAAAAGAGTAATATTTGTTTATTCGATCGCATCATTAGTGATATTGGCGACAACCAATCTATTGAAAATCATTTAAGTACCTATAGCTACAGATTAAAACAAATGAACTTTTTTCTTCGGAAATGTAACAAGAACACACTTTTCTTGATCGATGAGTTTGGCACAGGAAGTGACCCAGAACTTGGAGGTGCTTTAGCAGAAACATTTTTAGAAGAATTTTACCATCGTGAAGCCTACGGAATTATAACAACCCACTACTCCAACCTTAAAGTTCTCGCAAACGAATTGCCATTTATGCAAAATGCCAATATGATGTTTGACGAAAAGAGTTTAGAACCCATGTTTAAATTAATTTTGGGTCAAGCAGGTAGTTCGTTTACATTTGAAGTCGCACAAAAAAACGGTATTCCATATAGCTTGATAAATCGTGCAAAAAAGAAAATAGAACGCGGTAAAGTACGTTTTGACGCTACGATAGCCAAACTTCAAAAGGAACGCAGTAAATTAGAAAAGACGGAACGTTCTCTCAAGGAAAATGAAAAGAAAAAGCAATCTGAGGCTGACAAACTTGAGGAAGTAAATGCAAAAGTCCAAAAAAAACTAGAGAGCTTTCAAGAATTATATGACAGTAATCAACGTCTTATTTATTTAGGGCAGAAAGTCAATGACATTTCAGAAAAGTATTTTGAGGACAAGAAAAAGCGAGAATTACTTGCTGAGCTATTTAAATTGGTTCAAATAGAAAACTCTAAACGCAAGAAAGTTTCCGCGAAACAAAAAAGAGCAGAAAAAACAAAAGAGCAACAAATCAAAAAAGAAGCTGAGCAAAAAGTTGCTGTCATTCGTGAAAAGAAAAAAACCGCGAAGGAAAAATCTAAACCAATAGAAAAACCAAAACCATTTCTTAAAGTTGGAGATCGCGTTAGAATGCACGATGGCAGAGCTGTTGGCAGTATTGACAAAATTGAAAAAAACAAAGCTGTTGTAAATTATGGCATGTTCACTACCAATGTTAGCATGGAACAATTGGAATTGGTAGAGGCTGCTAAAAAATGAGTTTTGTGATTTGATTTTTGAGTATCTTTGCAATGTGATAAACGAACTTCCAAAAAATAAACAATTAATTCTTTTTGATGGTGTGTGCAATTTATGCAATAGCTCCATCCAATATGTTATTAATCACGATAAGAATGAACGTTTTATGTTTGCTCCTTTACAAAGTAATGTTGGTGAGCTAGTGATAAAAAAATTTAACATAGATACTAAAAAAATAGATTCTATTTTACTCTACTCCAATGAAAATGGATTATCAATTAAATCTTCGGCAGCACTAAAAGTTGCTAAGCAACTCGGTTTTCCAAGAAATTTAATGTTTGGGTTTATTATTATACCAGCTTTTATAAGAAATTGGGTGTATGACTACATTGCAAAGAATCGTTATCGCTGGTATGGAAAAAAAGAAGAATGTATGATCCCTACACCAGAACTTAAATCCAGATTTCTCAATTAATTACATACAAAAAAGTCCTTTCGGGAAAAAAGGACTTTTTTAATTAACAACTAATTAAAACTAAATTTAACACTAAATAATTTTTAATCAAGAGGGATTATCTATTTGTAGATTATTGATTAATAGCACATTATTTATAGTGTAAATCTACATTACATTTAAAATGTTACATAAAAATATCGTTATAAACCTTAAAATATTTGTTTAAAAAAGTAAAATTGCAAAAAACATCTATGAGTGACACGTTTTAAAATCATCCAATCATAAACCAACTTAACTAATTGAAACCAGTAGTTAACTCAATGATGGTTTGAATCACCATTTTAGAGTTTTACATTTATAAAAAATAATCCGTAAAGCCTTAAGGCATAACGTTCAGCTTGAGCCTAACTTCTGTTAGTTGGGAAGACATCAAGCTCTTTTTCACTGCAAGTCTAACAGCGTTAAAGTTTCCGAAGATAAAATTCTGATAGAATTGTTAAGCACTTGAGGCTTTATTTATAAGGTAGCCAACCTACTGTTAAACAGATAATCATTGTACATTTCTTTATAATGCACCTTTTTTTCTATGGCTTCAATAACAGGAACAGAAAAATCCACACCGTACATATCACCCATAACATTTAATCCACCTGGACTAAATACGTTGATTTCCATAAGTTTATCTCCAACAATATCTATTCCTACCAAAAACATTCCATCTTGTACCAGCTTTGGTCTTACAATATCTGCAAGCTCCATAATTTGGTCTGTCATTTTTGCTTTCTCTGGTCTTCCGCCAGCGTGAATGTTGCTTCTTACTTCTCCGGAAGCATTAACTCTTTGCATTACTGCATATTGCCCATCAACTTTAAGAGGTTCTCCATTCATTATAAATAATCTTGTATCTCCACCTTTTGCTGCTGGTAAATATTCTTGAGCGATAACAAAGCCATCTCTACAAATGGCATCTATGGTTTGAGAAAGATTGTGCTCATTTTTTTTATCCATCATAAAAACGTTTGTTCCTCCAGAACCTTGCAATGGTTTTAAGATCATTTTTTGTTTTTGTTCTGCGAAAAATTCTTTTATCTCACTGTGATCCCTTGATATTACCGTTTTTGGACGAAGAATTTCTGGGAAATGCTGAAAATACATTTTGTTAACCGCTCCAGCTAGACTGTTTGGGTGGTTTAGAACAATCACTCCATTTCGCATCGCTATTTCACCAAAAATAAAGGCAGCATTTTGAGCCCAATCTCTTTCGTTAATTTCATCTGCTGGATTATTTCTCAAAAAGAGTACATCTAAATTTTCCGAAGAAACCGTAGTAAATTCCTGTTTTTGAACAGCTTTAAAATAAGTATCCTGATTTTGAAATTTTTGGTCCTTAATTGTTTTTGCTCTAACGGATAAATGGCCTTTAGATGCATACGATAATTCTCCTACACCAATAAAATATACCTCATGACCACGTTTATAGGCTGTAAAACCCAACAGTGGAGTTGTATAATTTGACTTTTCTGTATTGTGATCGTTTATTATAAATGCTATTTTCATTGATGAGTTTAATTTACTAGTTCTGTTATATCAATACCTTTTCTAAGTTTCTTTAATCTTTTTTTCACGCTCTCACGTTCTAAAAAACGAGGTAATTCTGGCTTTTTCAATACGTTTCTATAAACAAGTTCATTAATTAATTCTATGTGAGTGATATTAAATTTACCGGTGTATAAATTTTCTAGATTACCACCGTTTTTCAAATACTCCATTAAATCGATCAAGCCTGCCAGATAAACAGCATCTTTAGTAAGACCTCCACCTCTGTAGACTCGCATTGATATATAATAAGCAATGCGGTTACTAAAACTGTACTTGTCACAAAGTAAATTAAATGTTTCTATAAAATTTGACCCATTCACCATAGATTCTACCGCAATAACTCTTCCTGCCAATAATCTCAATCTGTTAATTGTTAATCCACCAACTAAATATTCTGCAATAACCGCAAGACCTTCCTGTAATTGGTCATAGCCCTCAAAACCTTCATACATTTGCTTTAAAGGTTGTCTTTTACCATTACAGTACGTTAAAATATGTGTACCAACCTCATGTTGTATCAAAGCATCACAGCGGTCTTTATCTAAATCAACTTCCTTATTGATCAATAATTTTGATTTTGACACCATGATTCCTGCCACGTCATCCCTAATTTCTAAAGATAAGTTCATATCGGGAAATCGAGTGTTGTAGTAATCCAACTCTATTTGGGCATGTGCTGCAAATTGCTTACAATTAAAACGCTCGAGACTTTTTTTATTTTCTCTCTTCGGAAATGTCTTCAATATATGCTTCGCTTGGGCCAAAACTTTCTTTTTGATTACTCCGTATAAACTCTCTCCAACAAAACGGAAGTTCTTCGTCCCACGCTCTTCTAACATGGTCAACTGTTTTTCTATTTCCAGACGTTTTCCGCGGAGAATAAAAGCAATCGTTGGATCATCCACTTCGTCTATAGGAATATTATAGAGCTTTCGTTTTTCTTGCTCGGGATCTAGAGCGATGAGCCTGTATTTGAAATTAGGCATCTTTTTAAATTCGTTCTTCTTAAAATTGATCCATTCTTCGTTACTGTTAACAGGTGTGGTTCTTAGCAAAAATGACATACCTTCACTAATTTGAGCTAGTTGCGTATCTGCCTCCATAGTTATGGCATCGATATTGGTTTTACCGAGCATTAAAAAGTTTTCAAAACTATCGGTCGTTTGTACTCTAATAAAC
It contains:
- a CDS encoding endonuclease MutS2, encoding MINIHEKTLKDIEFNAVLEQVANSCITDLGRLEALKIKPLSTREHVLQSLDFTNEYVSSFYNDNRIPNHGFEPITKEIQLLKIENSVLETKSFKKIASITLTISDILKFLKKFEEYYPSLYSSSNKLEVVSHIVSEIDAIIDRFGDVKDNASTTLLGLRQSINSIRGKINVSFNAALTQYHNLEYLDDIRESVVENKRVLAVKAMYRRKVKGSILGGSKTGSIVYIQPEQTFQYSRELNNLEFDESEEVDKILRNLTEYIRPYTSLLQRYQEFLVKLDVIYAKAKHAQSINGILPQINEEKYYSAQDAYHPLLYLSNKAEGKTTHPQSIVLHPENRIIVISGPNAGGKSITLKTIGLMQVMLQSGLLIPVHEKSNICLFDRIISDIGDNQSIENHLSTYSYRLKQMNFFLRKCNKNTLFLIDEFGTGSDPELGGALAETFLEEFYHREAYGIITTHYSNLKVLANELPFMQNANMMFDEKSLEPMFKLILGQAGSSFTFEVAQKNGIPYSLINRAKKKIERGKVRFDATIAKLQKERSKLEKTERSLKENEKKKQSEADKLEEVNAKVQKKLESFQELYDSNQRLIYLGQKVNDISEKYFEDKKKRELLAELFKLVQIENSKRKKVSAKQKRAEKTKEQQIKKEAEQKVAVIREKKKTAKEKSKPIEKPKPFLKVGDRVRMHDGRAVGSIDKIEKNKAVVNYGMFTTNVSMEQLELVEAAKK
- a CDS encoding thiol-disulfide oxidoreductase DCC family protein; this translates as MINELPKNKQLILFDGVCNLCNSSIQYVINHDKNERFMFAPLQSNVGELVIKKFNIDTKKIDSILLYSNENGLSIKSSAALKVAKQLGFPRNLMFGFIIIPAFIRNWVYDYIAKNRYRWYGKKEECMIPTPELKSRFLN
- a CDS encoding glutathione synthetase, with product MKIAFIINDHNTEKSNYTTPLLGFTAYKRGHEVYFIGVGELSYASKGHLSVRAKTIKDQKFQNQDTYFKAVQKQEFTTVSSENLDVLFLRNNPADEINERDWAQNAAFIFGEIAMRNGVIVLNHPNSLAGAVNKMYFQHFPEILRPKTVISRDHSEIKEFFAEQKQKMILKPLQGSGGTNVFMMDKKNEHNLSQTIDAICRDGFVIAQEYLPAAKGGDTRLFIMNGEPLKVDGQYAVMQRVNASGEVRSNIHAGGRPEKAKMTDQIMELADIVRPKLVQDGMFLVGIDIVGDKLMEINVFSPGGLNVMGDMYGVDFSVPVIEAIEKKVHYKEMYNDYLFNSRLATL
- a CDS encoding flavohemoglobin expression-modulating QEGLA motif protein, producing the protein MTNTTYHIKADIITQICEQLAEKKPINQELPNNSVLHIDKMLPFICVYRFNEPDVYFSRVLKTQASYLIVDERVDISHLLEAIRLIMSKEFDTFLILECIPKTATNNKKFQISCPKGKAPGTIKALKQGFAELKDFYPSITVKVKDTVARHPEHLKPLLNVDESKKKGTLVIGLKIPVLYRNRETNELFSLFFREFYSVFSETIKRAVFEFIRVQTTDSFENFLMLGKTNIDAITMEADTQLAQISEGMSFLLRTTPVNSNEEWINFKKNEFKKMPNFKYRLIALDPEQEKRKLYNIPIDEVDDPTIAFILRGKRLEIEKQLTMLEERGTKNFRFVGESLYGVIKKKVLAQAKHILKTFPKRENKKSLERFNCKQFAAHAQIELDYYNTRFPDMNLSLEIRDDVAGIMVSKSKLLINKEVDLDKDRCDALIQHEVGTHILTYCNGKRQPLKQMYEGFEGYDQLQEGLAVIAEYLVGGLTINRLRLLAGRVIAVESMVNGSNFIETFNLLCDKYSFSNRIAYYISMRVYRGGGLTKDAVYLAGLIDLMEYLKNGGNLENLYTGKFNITHIELINELVYRNVLKKPELPRFLERESVKKRLKKLRKGIDITELVN